The proteins below come from a single Arthrobacter crystallopoietes genomic window:
- a CDS encoding helix-turn-helix domain-containing protein translates to MAIPRKQKNDDDAASAARWNGLLDQLSVDVLTDQFIERVLQLDDYRDGVLPASEIRRTGAASFASLIESLRPGADSDRLVAERQNISLDVGVSRARAGIPVESLMTAIRIDFTVIWGELMALADPGDAELLVRRAETVWQVVDSYAAQTQATYIAERQRMAQEASSVRQGHVATMFGPVSPAPQMLTRIANELGIDEDAPLVVAAATTDDAAALRVVIAAASRRGTEVFTHPLPDGLVAFWAADDRPGSAVREAIEQVRQIRCGLVEQVRGLADLRVAAQAARALASLVEDSDQQALTMRNAWARLARYRLSETGVPVVPDVESALAQSGPVERTRLEEAVRSYLTTGSIAQSADQLFCHRNTLMNRLRRFSDLTGIDVTIPQQAARLVVAWS, encoded by the coding sequence ATGGCAATACCCAGGAAACAAAAGAACGACGACGACGCCGCGTCGGCCGCCCGCTGGAACGGCCTGCTCGACCAGCTCTCTGTGGACGTGCTGACGGACCAGTTCATCGAGCGCGTCCTGCAGCTGGACGACTACCGGGACGGCGTCCTGCCCGCCAGCGAGATCCGCCGCACCGGCGCCGCCTCGTTCGCCTCGCTGATCGAAAGCCTGCGCCCGGGTGCGGACAGCGACCGGCTTGTGGCCGAGCGGCAGAACATCTCCCTCGACGTCGGCGTCTCCCGCGCCCGCGCCGGAATCCCCGTGGAATCGCTCATGACGGCCATCCGGATCGACTTCACCGTTATCTGGGGCGAGCTCATGGCTCTGGCGGATCCGGGCGACGCCGAGCTGCTGGTCCGCCGGGCCGAGACCGTGTGGCAGGTGGTGGACTCCTACGCCGCCCAGACCCAGGCCACCTACATCGCCGAGCGCCAGCGCATGGCCCAGGAAGCATCCTCCGTGCGGCAGGGCCACGTCGCCACCATGTTCGGCCCGGTCAGCCCGGCCCCGCAAATGCTCACCCGCATCGCCAACGAACTCGGCATCGACGAAGACGCTCCCCTCGTCGTGGCAGCAGCAACAACGGACGACGCCGCCGCCCTCCGCGTCGTCATTGCCGCGGCTTCCCGTCGTGGCACGGAGGTATTCACCCACCCGCTGCCCGACGGACTGGTCGCGTTTTGGGCAGCTGACGACCGCCCCGGCAGCGCAGTCCGCGAAGCCATCGAGCAGGTTCGGCAGATCAGGTGCGGCCTGGTTGAACAAGTCCGCGGACTAGCTGACCTGCGCGTCGCCGCCCAGGCAGCCCGGGCTCTGGCTTCCCTGGTTGAAGACAGCGACCAGCAGGCGCTCACTATGCGCAACGCCTGGGCCCGACTGGCCCGATACCGCCTCTCGGAAACCGGCGTCCCCGTCGTCCCTGACGTCGAATCGGCGCTTGCTCAAAGTGGACCGGTGGAACGGACTCGGCTGGAGGAAGCAGTCCGCTCCTATCTAACCACCGGCAGCATCGCCCAGTCCGCCGACCAGCTCTTCTGCCACCGCAACACCCTTATGAACCGGCTCCGCCGCTTCTCAGACCTCACCGGCATCGACGTCACCATCCCCCAACAAGCCGCCCGCCTCGTCGTCGCCTGGTCCTAG
- a CDS encoding MFS transporter yields MSQTLNLEAGATRKITDKEAMKVSMGALIGTAMEWYDFFLFSAAAALVFNVQYFANENATAAALASFATFGVGLVARPLGGMFFGAMGDRIGRRKTLMVTIVGIGAVTGLIGLLPTYAAIGIAAPVLLVLLRVFQGLFVGGEWSGAMTIVVENAPLERRARYAAMPQIGSPIGTILSSGGFFLMTLFFSQESFNSFGWRIPFLAAIPMLLIALYIRSRLEESPVFTELMEHDQVEKAPIRTTLRESWKHIIIGMAAALLGVGGFYLVTAFVVYYGVAILGYSPRLMLLGGMIAAIVEIPILILGGRLGERFGCSRVILVGGIASAIAAVPSFMLVASGNPVLVVIGMVLAVATLSFPYAASGTVLTGLFPARTRYTGVGFAQNTAGMLSGFVPLLATGMVAAAGNHWWPAAAMLVFLSLFTAVAGAVAPRMSVDLPGFKH; encoded by the coding sequence ATGTCACAGACCCTGAACCTCGAGGCCGGGGCTACCCGGAAGATTACCGACAAGGAGGCGATGAAGGTCTCCATGGGCGCCCTCATCGGCACCGCGATGGAGTGGTACGACTTCTTCCTCTTCAGCGCCGCGGCTGCGCTGGTGTTCAACGTCCAGTACTTCGCCAACGAGAACGCCACGGCGGCGGCGCTGGCTTCCTTCGCCACCTTCGGCGTGGGCCTGGTGGCGCGTCCGCTGGGCGGCATGTTCTTCGGTGCGATGGGTGACAGGATCGGCCGCCGCAAGACGCTGATGGTCACGATTGTGGGTATCGGCGCGGTAACCGGTCTGATCGGCCTGCTCCCGACCTACGCTGCCATCGGCATTGCTGCTCCGGTGCTGCTGGTGCTGCTGCGCGTGTTCCAGGGCCTGTTTGTGGGCGGCGAGTGGTCCGGTGCGATGACCATTGTGGTGGAGAACGCGCCGCTGGAGCGCCGTGCCCGCTACGCGGCAATGCCGCAGATTGGTTCGCCCATCGGCACCATCCTCTCCTCGGGTGGCTTCTTCCTGATGACGCTGTTCTTCTCGCAGGAGAGCTTCAACTCGTTCGGCTGGCGCATCCCGTTCCTGGCCGCCATCCCGATGCTCCTGATTGCTCTCTACATCCGCAGCCGGCTCGAAGAGTCCCCGGTCTTCACCGAGCTGATGGAGCACGACCAGGTGGAGAAAGCCCCGATTCGCACCACGCTGCGGGAGTCCTGGAAGCACATCATCATCGGCATGGCCGCGGCCTTGCTGGGCGTCGGCGGTTTCTACCTGGTGACCGCGTTTGTGGTCTACTACGGTGTGGCCATCCTGGGCTATTCTCCCCGGCTGATGCTGCTGGGCGGCATGATCGCCGCCATCGTGGAAATCCCCATCCTGATCCTGGGCGGACGGCTGGGCGAGCGGTTCGGCTGCAGCCGCGTGATCCTGGTGGGCGGCATCGCCTCCGCCATTGCCGCAGTTCCGTCCTTCATGCTGGTGGCCAGCGGCAACCCCGTGCTGGTGGTCATCGGCATGGTCCTCGCGGTGGCAACGCTGTCCTTCCCGTACGCCGCCTCCGGCACGGTGCTGACCGGCCTGTTCCCGGCCCGCACCCGCTACACCGGCGTGGGCTTCGCGCAGAACACCGCCGGCATGCTCTCCGGCTTCGTGCCGCTGCTGGCCACCGGCATGGTGGCCGCGGCCGGAAACCACTGGTGGCCGGCCGCCGCGATGCTGGTGTTCCTGAGCCTGTTCACCGCCGTCGCCGGTGCCGTGGCCCCGCGCATGAGCGTGGACCTGCCCGGCTTCAAGCACTAA
- a CDS encoding thiamine pyrophosphate-dependent enzyme gives MSQSAGHLIVRQLEAHGVRRVYSVPGESFLDVLDGLHDSPVSTVVCRQEGGAGFMALAEGRKTGIPGIAMVTRGPGAANAMIAVHTAWQDATPLVLFVGLIPVADRGRDSFQEFSLEGWFSTTAKRVVVLDDEHRAAETVAEAMQLAVSGRPGPVVIGLPEDVLVRLTDADVVPPRALATAVPPRAAMEELTGRLAAADRPLIVAGGDGWGDDGTKLAGWAADAQVPVAADWRAYDVVPHGSPAWAGWLGYGRADTLAARLDEADLLVFVGCGRTDVLSDGYTKGFKAPTVLVLPDPDAATHSGRIDLHLAVPPSSFVAALPAAAEARGSRGSSWMEALAEDQRRYATPRPDNSPGVDLGVAFGVLEDRLPADKVVTYGAGNATLWGHRYLTHHGFGSLIGPRNGAMGLAVPAAVAASLIEPERQVVAVCGDGDFLMNAQELAVAAAHGAAPLVIVVDNGIYGTIVLHQRNHYPDRPSGTSMFNPDFADWIRSFGGHGERVETTAEFGPALDRALASGRLALLHLVTDPETMPPGTANGPEELAEVAVEEGAR, from the coding sequence ATGTCCCAGTCAGCCGGCCACCTGATAGTCCGCCAGCTTGAGGCGCACGGCGTCCGCCGCGTGTATTCCGTCCCGGGGGAGAGCTTCCTCGACGTGCTGGACGGGCTGCACGATTCGCCCGTGTCCACGGTGGTCTGCCGCCAGGAGGGCGGCGCCGGGTTCATGGCGCTGGCCGAGGGGCGCAAGACCGGCATCCCGGGGATCGCGATGGTCACCCGCGGTCCGGGCGCGGCGAACGCGATGATCGCCGTGCATACCGCGTGGCAGGACGCGACGCCGCTGGTGCTCTTCGTCGGGCTGATCCCGGTGGCGGACCGGGGCCGGGATTCGTTCCAGGAGTTCAGCCTGGAGGGCTGGTTCTCGACGACGGCCAAGCGTGTGGTGGTGCTCGACGACGAACACCGCGCGGCGGAGACCGTGGCCGAGGCGATGCAGCTGGCGGTCTCCGGCCGGCCCGGGCCGGTGGTGATCGGGCTGCCGGAGGACGTGCTGGTCCGGCTGACCGACGCCGACGTGGTTCCGCCGCGCGCGCTGGCAACTGCGGTGCCGCCGCGGGCCGCGATGGAGGAACTGACCGGCCGGCTGGCCGCAGCCGACCGGCCGCTGATTGTGGCCGGCGGGGACGGCTGGGGCGACGACGGTACAAAGCTCGCCGGGTGGGCGGCTGACGCGCAGGTTCCGGTGGCCGCGGACTGGCGGGCGTACGACGTCGTTCCGCATGGTTCTCCGGCGTGGGCGGGCTGGCTGGGCTACGGCCGCGCGGACACGCTGGCTGCCCGGCTGGACGAGGCGGACCTGCTGGTGTTTGTCGGGTGCGGGCGGACCGATGTGCTCAGCGACGGCTACACCAAGGGATTCAAGGCGCCGACCGTGCTGGTGCTGCCGGACCCGGATGCCGCGACGCATTCCGGCCGGATCGACCTGCATCTGGCCGTGCCGCCGTCGTCGTTCGTTGCGGCTTTGCCGGCCGCCGCGGAGGCGCGCGGGAGCCGGGGGAGCAGCTGGATGGAAGCTCTCGCCGAGGACCAGCGCCGGTACGCCACCCCGCGGCCGGATAACAGCCCCGGCGTGGACCTGGGCGTGGCCTTCGGCGTGCTGGAAGACCGGCTGCCCGCGGACAAGGTGGTCACGTACGGCGCCGGCAACGCGACGCTCTGGGGTCACCGCTACCTGACGCACCACGGGTTCGGCTCGCTGATCGGGCCGCGCAACGGGGCCATGGGGCTGGCCGTCCCGGCCGCCGTTGCTGCGTCGCTGATCGAGCCGGAGCGGCAGGTGGTGGCGGTCTGCGGCGACGGCGACTTCCTGATGAACGCGCAGGAACTGGCCGTGGCGGCGGCGCACGGTGCCGCCCCGCTGGTGATCGTGGTGGACAACGGTATCTACGGCACCATTGTGCTGCACCAGCGCAACCACTACCCGGACCGGCCGTCCGGCACCTCGATGTTCAACCCGGACTTCGCCGACTGGATCCGCAGCTTCGGCGGGCACGGCGAACGGGTCGAGACGACCGCCGAGTTCGGGCCCGCGCTGGATCGTGCGCTGGCCAGCGGGCGGCTGGCGCTGCTGCACCTGGTGACCGATCCGGAGACGATGCCGCCGGGCACCGCGAATGGGCCGGAAGAGCTGGCCGAGGTTGCCGTGGAAGAGGGCGCGCGATGA